The stretch of DNA TTTTCTAAGAGGGATTCCTTATTCGCAATGACTTCTTTTAACGATAAGTTCCCGGAAGCATACTCCATCATAAGAACGTCGTAGACTCGAGCGCAATTTTGCTCTGTTTGGAAGACTTTTCCTTTTTGCAAGCTTCCCCGCATATTAAATGCCAAAGCCCCGCCGATAATGCCTATGAGCGTAATCACAACCATCATTTCAATTAATGTGATCGCTTGTTTTCTTTTTTTTGTTTTCACCACAGTCTCTCTCCTATAGTTAAAACGTTTGAATACCATTTGTTAACGGAAGAAGTATAGATAGCATGATCAGTCCAATGAACCCTCCTAGTAATATAAGAACGATTGGCTGACACCATGCCGTTAGCCAAGTTAAAACCCTTTGAATATCCTCGTTATAAATCTGTGCAATATGCGCAAATACTACTGATAGATCCCCGGATTCTTCTCCTAGAGCAACCATCCCTATCACTAGTTTAGGAGTCCATGAACACCGGGATAACTCACGACTTAAAGAGCCCCCACGAATCACCGCTTGAATCACTTCTTGCAACTCTTCGCGTAGAAAATCCTGAGAGATAGCTCCACACCCTAATGTCAGAGCTTCAATAAGATTTCCTCCTCCCTGCAATACGGCAGAAGTAACGGAACAGAATCGACAAAACCCTACTTTAATCACAAAATTGCGTAAGATAGGGATATGTTTCATTCCGGTTTCGATCGCCTTTCTTCCTACTTGTTTCTTCCAAGCCGAGCGAATAGCGAATCCTCCGCAAATTCCCCCCACCAAAACGAAAAATTTGTATTTACAAAACCAAGTGCTGCACGAGAAAACAGCTCTTGTAAGAGCTGTCATCTCCACATCCTCAAAAGTTTCTTTTAAATAGGGGATAACTCCAACCAAAAAGAACACGATTACCGCACACGAAAACACCAAGAGAATTGCTGGATAACTTAATGCCGCGGAAATGTTTTTGGAGAATTTTTCCTTTTCTTCTAAAACCTTAATGATATTCCTTAGGGCTCCCTCCAGGTTGCCGATGCTCTCTCCTGAACGCACGCTATTTTGATAAAAAGAATCAAAAATTTTTGGGAACCTAGCCAAAGCTTCTGAAAAGGACCCTCCTGAACGCAAGACCTCCATTAAAGAGGTAAGGATCCCAGATAGAGCACGTCCTTGGTACTGATCTCGCAAAGAGGACAGCGCATCGTACAGGGAAATCCCCGAGCCTAACAACAAGGCTAGCTGCTTGGTAAAAATTACCAATTCTGCTGTGGAAATTCGATAGTTTCTCTCGCGGGCCTTACGGATATCCAAGATCTGCGCTCCTTGCGCAACGAGAAGCTCTCGCGCTTCCTGTTGATGAAAAGCCTCTACAAAAGAACGGCGCTTTTTTTCCGATTGATCAAGATATGTGCATAAAAATCTAGCCATACCCGCTCCTATTATTCCGACCGCTTAGCAACCCGCAACACTTCAGAAAGAGTCGTTTCGCCAGCAAGAGCGAGCTCTACTCCATGCTCAAGCAAAGGCTGGTATCCATCTTGCTCTGCTACACTCCGTAAAACATGATAAGGTTTCCCTGAAGCAATCTCAGACCGAAGGGTGGGAGTCACATCGACAAACTCATAAATCCCCTGTCGCCCTTTGTATCCTGAACGGAAGCACTGAGAACACCCCCGACCTTTATACAGGGGCGCGTCAGGATCTTTTCCCAAAGCTTTTAACAAAGCCTGCTCCTGCACGTCTGCTCCACAACGTTCCTTGCAGTGAGAACAAATTTTACGAACCAATCGTTGAGCAACAGCTCCAATCATCGTTGCCGACAATAAATAAGACTCTACCCCCATATCTAACAGACGAGGAATTGCAGAGACAGCATCGTTCGTATGGAGAGTGGAGACCACTAAATGCCCTGTGAGCGCTGCTTGAATAGCGATCTCTGCTGTTTCTTGATCACGAATTTCTCCCACCATCAGAACATCTGGATCCTGTCTTAATAGATGCCGAAGTCCTCTAGAAAAGGTAAGTCCGATTTTAGGTTTGACAGCGATCTGAGCGATCCCAGGAAGTTTATACTCTGGAGGATCTTCTATCGTCATAATATTAGTAAAAGGCCCGGATAGATGTTGTAACACACTATACAACGTTGTCGTCTTTCCGCTCCCTGTGGGCCCTGTAACCAATAAAATACCCTCAGGCACCCCTATTGCCTTTCTAAAAGAAGATTCCATCCTAGGCGGCATACACAGTCCGCGGATGTCTAAAATCACATTACGTTTATCTAATATACGCAACACCACACGCTCCCCATGAATCACGGGGACTGTGCTGACACGCATATCCACCTCTTGTCCTCCCAATTGTAATTTGATACGACCGTCTTGAGGCAATCGGTGTTCCGCAATATCCAGTTTAGCAAGCACCTTAATACGAGTAATAAGCGCTGCTCTAAGATGATTTGGCGGGGCATGGCGATCATGAAGAACCCCGTCTATACGATATCGAATACGCAGAAGATCCTCTATCGGCTCAAAATGAATATCCGATGCACGTTCTTCAATAGCCTCTTTAAAAATCAAGTTTAACAGCCGAACAACCGGAGCACTATTTTCTGGATTTTCAAGGAGCTCTGTCGCATTACTTTCAGACTCTGGGGCACCCTCTTCTTGCATAGAGAGCAGCATCTCAGAAGCCTTCCCCCCTTTATCGCTATAAAGTTTTTGCAGACCACGGACAATTTCTGTTTCTTCTTTAGTAATGATGGTGAGGGGCTTTTGTAAGATCAATCGCACCTCATCCAAAGCTTCTAAAGGGGTCTTTTTCAGATGTCTAGCCAATACGATCTTATCCCCAGCCTCTATAGGCAGTAGGTAATTTTTCTTTAAAAACGAGTAAGGGAGTCGATCCAATAGATCTTGCATAGAACACTTATTCTCGGCCATCATACTCTACCCCTTCCCGAGGACTCTGGGAGTCTTCTCTCCACAGTATGGATTCTTTTCTCTCCATAGCCTGTTTGGCGGCCTGTTTCCCCGACACCAAAGCTTTAAGAAACTCCTCGTTTTCTCCCGGACGAGAGGCTAAAAAGGCGCTCTCTATCTTCTCTTCTTCTTCAACAGGATTATCTAAAATCTTCGGAGTGATAAACATGAACATCTCTGTTTGCGAATCAGAAGTCGTATCCATGCCAAATAATTTCCCTATTCCTGGTAATTCTCCTAAAAAGGGGATACCGTCACGAGAATCCATTGTTTGATTGCACCGCAATCCCCCAATGATTACCGTTTCTCCATCTTGAATTCGCACTTTATTGGTGATATTTCTACGCGTAACATCAGGGCGTTCTGCTTGATTTTTCCCTGTTGAATCAAACGTAATATCTGTCTCTAGAGTAATAAAACTTTTTCCATCGTCCTCCCCAATATTAATGACCGGGAGGATCTTGATCATAATTCCATATTGAGCTCGATTATATTGAGCTTTGTCTTTCTCTGAGGAAACCGCTATCGACATTTCTTCCACAATGGCAATTCTAGCGGGGGTCTGATTCATAGTTACTACAGAAGGACTGGCATTAATGCGCACATCTTCCTGAGCCATAAGAAATTGATAAGCAAAATCATAGCTAGGAACAGCTCCCTTAGCTCCCCCTTTAAATAAAAATTCTAAAATGCCTCCTTTTGACCAAGAAACTGCTTGAGCCCCCTGCTTACAAACCTCCTCTCCTAAACGTAAGAGATTCAACCCGGCTTTCCGCTGACTCGATAGTTTTCTTTCAAAAAGCAAGACCTCTATTCGGACCATTTTTTTCGGAACATCGAGCTTTTTCAATAACATCTTGATTTTGGGCAGAGCTTCTTTCTCTATGACCATAATCAAAGTCCCTGTCTTGGAATCTGCAATGAAGCTTCCATACTTAGCGGAGCCTTCCTTTACAGCTCCTCCGATAGACGTGTCTATGTGTACCGCCAATCCGTTTGAAGTTGACCCGGCTTTATTAGAGGCGAGGCTCATATCACCACTTCCAACACCTCCCGCACCATTTGAAAAAATATCATGGACCTGAGAGAGTAGAGCAGCAAGCTCCTGAGGATCTGAATGTTTGACGTTGTACCAGAAGACCGTTTTGTCTGTAGGGTTCTCAACACCTTCTTCTAATTCCCGAATGAGATCTGCTGCTTTTTGAACAATAGGGAGTGCTCCGCTTAAAAAAAGAGAGCGACCATGATTTTGCAGGGGGACAACCCTTAATCCTACCCCCGCAGTATCTTCTCCTTCCTTAGCAAGGTCTTCTCGAAAAGCTGCCTTTAAAATGGCTAACATTTCAAAAGGTTCTATCTTTGATAAAGAGACTATGCGATGCTCTTGTCGAAGATTATCTGACTGTAAAAATTCATAAATTTTAAGAAGTTCAGTTATCTCATTCACCGTTCCAAACAGCCATATTTTCCCCCCAATAAAATCAATCAATAAGGTGTCGCTGTTTGCAAACTTTCGTAAAGCCTGAACATCCGCTCGTGCGTCTAAATTTTTAGAGGAAAGAACAAAGGCAATATGGGCAGTTGAAGGAAGCGTATCTAGGTCTTGTCTAGCACCGAAAATACCAACAACTCCAGCCTCTTCTCGATTTGTTAAATAGAGTTCTTTGATCCAGGGGCTTACTAGTCTTACCCCAATCCCCAAACGGGCTAATAACAAAGATAAACTCTCTTCAAACCCTTCTTTAGGAACCACCAATTTTGACAAGGCTGTTATTCGCATAGCCCCAACATTTTGGGGAATCAAATAGATGCTTTGTTCATCCCCATAATCACTCACAAGATTGTAAATCGTCGTTTCAGGATGGTTCCAAAGAGCATAATCTTCAGGATCGCCGCCCTTTTCTGATACCTCTGCCGACCACAAATCTTCTAAAGCCCGTACTCGCTGTTTGGCACCAAGCAAACGCTCACGCAAATCGTTCCAGACTTCGGGAGAAGTTTCTCCAAGCGAGCGTAAAGACATCGCTTCATCATACAAGGATTTCAGATGCGCATTTGCATCCTTTAACTCGGCATTAAAGGACGAAAGATGAGCAAAAGGAGCTTGGGCCTCCGTTTTCCCCTCGATAGAAGCAAATTTTTCTGCGATGGTGATGGGAAACACTTGCGAGTCTAAACTTCCCAAACAGAACGCCCCTATGAAACCATAGCACAAAACATTCTTCACTTAAGATCCTCCCCCTACACGAGCACTTTTCGCTCCACCCTCTTGCCCAGAATGGTCTGATAAGGCCGTCTCATTAACCTGCTTTAGTGGCAAAGAAAGCGTTTCAACAACTGTACGCTGAGCATTAAATACATGGCCCTTGAAGACAAACTCCCCAGCCTCTTTATCTATTTTTTCAAAAACTAAAAGAGGGCTGCGGATCTTCCCTGACAGGTATTCTTCTAACTGCCTTTTTGAGGTTACCCGCTCCCATTGCTTACCTGTATAGATCACCCAATCATCAGGAGAAAGAACCAAGCGGTCTTTACCTGCCATGATAATGGGACGCGACCAAGTCCGCATACCAATGAAAGAAAATTCTTTCGCCAACTCCGCTATTTCAATAGGAGATGGGACCTGTTTCACTAATGTGATTTGCTGACTCATTAACCCGTCGACACTCCACAGCTCAATCACCATCATTCGGTCGTCTATACGCTTTACTTCAAGGAGCGGAACTTTTGTTCCTTCTCCTAAGAAGGCCCCATAAGGGACCCACCGATCGCTATCCCATAAAAGCACATCCCCAACAGTCAGATATTGACTATAGGGCTCTCCAGACAAAGACTCGAAGTCCACTCGCTCTTTTGCTGCCTGCACGACATAATCAGAGCCTCCATGCATCAATAAAAATTTATCTCCGCCAATACAGCGTATGCGCTGCTTCACAGCAATACTAGGCTCTACTCGCATCCCGCCGATCTCCCAAGATTGAGAATGTTTTGGAGCTAGGGATAGGGAAAATTGCGCCCGCTCTTTAGGAGATGCGATCACTCCACCTAAAACCCCGTTCATCCGAACAGAAACCTCCACAGAACGTCCATCTACACTAGGGCGACACTCTAACCACAAAGAGGTGTGCTCAGAACTAAATGCCCAGGTTCCTTCGTTTGGGTCTTGTTTAAGAAAAACCCTCTCTCCTAAAGAAATTTCCCGGGTTTCGTGGGCAAGCGCCAATTCTAAAAAAAATTTGCCAGCCTGCGCATCTGGTCGCCGGTTACACCCGAGGAATAAAATGTGTTTGCGCAAATCAGGAAGTTCTTCCTTTATAGAAAAATCTTGTAGCGCCCAAGCTCCCGTACTCACAGAAGAAGTCTCCGCTGCTATGAGAGGGCCGCATACTCCGAAGATCGCGCCTAGCAAAGAGACGATCCTCACCCGCTGATAAAAAAACAAACAAAGTCGGCGCATAACAACAAATAAACAAAAAAAGAACTGTATAAAGTAACTGATTCGAGGAAAAAAATCAATTCTTTACAAAAACACAAGAAAAGCCGCTTTTTTGTTTTTTAAACGCAAAAACGACTTTTATATGAAATTAAATGATAATTATCTCTGACGGGACTTGGCGATTTGTTAAATTTAAATTTTCATTAACACCAATCATGATAGTATCTTCAATGCGGATTCCCCCTACCCCAGGGAAATACACCCCAGGCTCCACTGTCACCATCATATTATGTTGTAATTTCGCATCCGAAGAAGGCGATAAGCGGGGGTATTCATGGACCTCTCTGCCTACACCATGTCCTAGCCCATGAATAAACGCTTTCTCTAGCCCATATTCTCGAAGAACTCGCACAGCCTCCTCATGGACCGCACGACAAGAAACCCCTTCTCGGCAAAACTCTATCGCTAGACGCTGAGCTTCGGCAACAGCAACATACCCGTCCAATAGTTGCTGTTCTGGAGCTTCCCCGAAAGCAACCGTTCGAGTCATATCCGAACAATACCCCTCATAGCAAACTCCAATATCAATTAAGACAACATCCCCCTTCTTCAATGCACGATCTGTAGGGATCGCGTGAGGAAACGCCGCATTCTCTCCAAAAGCAATTATCGGTGGGAAAGAAAGTTTTTCTATACCGAGATTCGCCCAAAAGACATGAAGTAACCGCACTAACTCTTTTTCGGTAATATTGGGACGTAAAGCTGCCAATATGAAATCATACCCAGCAGAACCTATTTCCGCCGCACGCATCATCTTTTGGATTTCGTCAGCACTTTTCACGCTGCGGAGCTTCTCTATCACCAAACTTTGCGGAACAAACGAAGGGCTACTAAGCATACGTTTTTGTCCGATACCGAAAGAAGTATACCCACTATCAAACCCTACTGCCTGTAATCCCCTTCTTTCGATATACGCGAATAATTCTTGCTCCATATTTCCGGAACAAACAACTAGCGTAACATCGTTTATACGAGCATAGAGATCCCGATCCAAAGGAGAAACAAACAACACAACCTCATCACGAGAAATTAATAGAGCTCCTGACCGCGCCTGATCTCGCAGGAAATAACTTATATCCTCGTCTTTCTCTACTAAAAAAGCATCGAGAGCATAATCTGCTAAAGAGCTCTGGAGTCGCATGATCGGATGTTGATTCATTCCTATCTCCTACATAAAATCTTCATCCAAAAGTACCCGACGGATCGTCTCTCCGTCAAACGCTTTTTCGGGTTTCCCCATTTGCCACAATATCTGTAACCAGGAATGATCAAATGTTCGCGCCTGTTTAGAAAAAACCATTTTTTGCACAGTATTTTCCACAAGCTGTTTAAAAGATTCTGTCACCTGAACCATTCCCTCCTGAGCTAAGGAGATAATCCATGCTTTTAATTCCTCTTCTTGAACAAACGGCGGGGCGCTTTCTATGGCAAAACTATCAGGACCAATTCGACACAATTCAATTCCCTGTGCAAGGAGAGATTCTAGGTGTTCTTGTACAAAATCCGCTTCTAACTGGGTCATTTGTATAGTTGGGGGAACGAGAAAAGTTTGACAGGCTACACGCGACTCAGACTGTTTGGACACCAAGGATACATAAAATAAGTGCTTGCGGGCAGCCTGCGCAAATACGGCATGCACCCCTTCAGAATCTTCGGCCAAAATCACTTTCCCTAGAGAGGCGAGAAAACGAACCTTCTCTACCACAGGAAGACAAAAATTTTCTTGGTTCCGATACAAAGTCTCCGAGGAGTTTGTTGTTGCAAGAAGGTGCTGTTGAAAGTTCGGACAAGAGAGTGAAGCGGGAGGCTTTATAGGTTGGATAGCCGGAATCTCTAATCTCCTAGGCTCTATTACGACGCTCCCCTGGATATCCTCTGCTACTGGCTTCTCTGGAGAGGGCGTGCAGCTCAATAACGCTTCAGAAACGGCCTCTACAAGAAGAGCTCCTATTTTCCCCTCTTGTAACAATCGAACCTCTGTTTTTTGAGGATGCACATTAAAATCGCACCACATAGGAGGAATTGAGAGTTTTAATACAAATACCGGATAGTGCTGCGCTGGGAGCATCCATGAATAGGCTTCTGTAATCTTTTTAGATAAGAAAGCAGATTCCACTGCGCGGTTGTTAATGAACAACCGCTGACCTTGTCTTGTAGACCGGTGTATACTCGGAGCTCCTAAAAATCCTGTCAGATGAAGCTCGTGCTGTTGTTTGTCGATGAAGAAAGATTCTTTAATAAAAGCCTCCCCCATCACCAAGGCTACACGCTCTTCAAACCCTAGTCTCTTAGCTACATGTAATTCCTGCCGCCGCTCACTGATCCAAGTCCAACCAATACCCTCGGTAGAAAGAATACTGTTTTCCAGCAATCGTCGAATAGCCAACCGATCCATTTGAGAAGATTTTTGAAACGACTGCCGCATAGGAACATTATAAAAAAGAGAGTTTACCGAAATCGTCGTTCCTGGTTGCCTGGGGCAAGCCTCGCAACAAACCGGTTCGCCTTTTTCGATCATGGTTTTAGACCCAGGACCCTGTGCTCTTGCTGTGTGAATTTCCATTTTGGAAATAGAAGCGATTGCAGGTAAAGCTTCTCCTCGGAATCCAAAACTAGCGAGAGAAAAAATATCCGTAAAATGGACTATCTTCGATGTTGCATGACGCTGGATAGCCACTGAGACCTCCTCAGGATCCATACCAGAGCCATTATCTCGGACGATGATCTGTCCTCTCCCACCTCCAAGAGTTTCTATACTCACTTCATCTGCGCCAGCATCCAAAGCATTCTCTATCAACTCTTTAACCACAGAAGCTGCATTTTCTATAACTTCACCAGCTGCAATCTGGTTAACGGTTGCACTATCCAACAATCGAATTCGAGAAGACGACAATGACACAACGGATCTCCGCTCTATTAAGACATTAATGAAAAAGAGACAGTGCGAGAGAAAGTGTGGCATCCACTCTTTCTCTCGCGCAGAAGGAACAGTACTGTCTACCCACAAAAAAAGCAAGGTAACGACTAACGGTTCTTCTTGCAGTTAACTAACGTAAAAAGAATTAGTTATCGCTATTTAAAATCATAGATTAAAAAGTTTTTATTAATCGGCGCTGTTAAATCAATTCGATCGAGTTTAATATTGTTAGTAAGAATTGTTGTTTTTTTATTTTTTAGGAATTATCGCGATGAGCACCCCATCTTCTAATAATTCTAAAAAACCTTCGGCCTCTTTTAATAAAAAATCACGCAGCCGCCTGGCCGAGATTGCTGCACAGAAAAAAGCTAAAGCTGAAGATTTAGAGCAAAAGTATCCTGTTCCTACCGAAGAGGAAACAAAAAAAGTTTTAATGGAAATTTTGCAAGGGTTGAGTGACGGGCTCACTCTTCAACAAATTTTAGGTCTTTCCGACGTACTCCTAGAAGAGATCTACACTGTCGCCTACACTTTCTACTCCCAAGGAAAATATCAAGAAGCCATCGGTCTTTTCCAAATTTTAACAGCATCTAAACCGCAGTGCTATAAATATATCCTAGGTCTGAGCTCTTGCTATCATCAATTGAAAATGTACGATGAAGCAGCTTTTGGGTTTTTCCTCGCTTTTGATGCCCAACCAGAAAACCCCATTCCCCCTTACTACATTGCAGATAGCTTAATGAAGCTCGATCAACCTGAAGAGTCTCAGGATTTTCTAGATATCACTATCGATATGTGCAAAAACAAACCCGAATACAAAGTTCTTAAAGAGCGCTGCAGCATCATGAAGCAGTCTTTGGATGCGCTCTTGAAAAAAGAAAAGAAAGCGTCTGCCAAAAGCTCTGAACCCAAATCTTCTACTTCTAAGGCATCAAAGACTAAAAAAGCTGCTCCTAACAAGAAAAAAGCAAAGTAAAGAAGCAAGGCCCTAGCTATGAGTAAAAAACACAAACCCAAAAAAGCTCTCTCTTCTTCTAAGCCTCAGGTAGATGCACACCTTTTAAAGAAGGACAGCTCAGCTTTGCAGGAATTGCAAAATGTGATGATTTCCTTTTCGCAAGACTTACCTTTGGCTCAGATGCTTTCTGAAATCCAAGATGAGAAGCAGTTAGCTAAGATGATAGCGGCCTTAAGCGGAATGCTGGACTCTTTACCTATAGAAGCCTTAACAAAAGGGATTTTGAATAACCCTAATGAAGAGGCGCAGCTTTCTCAAGAAATTTCCAACATATTCCTTGGCTTAAAACACCTAACCGAAGCCGTGAATAAACATGTGAGTGATGAGAAGTAATTTTTTCATCTTACAAAGAGTTTTGGAGAGGTTATATGTCCATTTCATCTTCTTCGTCTTCTGACAACAACAATCTGAAGAACGTTTTATCTCAAGTCATTGCGTCGACCCCGCAAGGCGTTCCGAATGCAGATATGCTGACAGGGAATCAGGTTAAGCAGGTTCAACAGACTAGACAAAATCGAGACGACCTGAGCATGGAAAGCGATTCTGCTGTCGCTGGAACTGCTGGGAAAGATCGTGCTTCCTCCGTTTCTCAAATGGAGGGACAAGAAGCCATTGAACAGCAGGGCTTAGCTGCTGGAAAAGAAACCGCATCCGCGAGCACAGCATCGCTAACTCAAAGCCCCTCTACAGGAGCGGCTTCGCAAAAACGCATCGAAGATGCCAGCAAATCTTTAGAACTCTCTTCTTTAAGCTCTCTCTCATCTGTTGACGCAGCGCAATTGCAAGAAATTCAAAACATTATATTCTCGGCAGCAGGCCCTGCTAACGAAGCTTCTTTGAAAAACTTAGAGACTCCGGGGCTGCCAAAACCGTCAACGACACCTCGCCAGGAAGTCATGGAAATCAGCTTGGCTTTAGCGAAAGCTATTAGTGCCCTTGGCGAATCCACGCAAGCTGCTTTAGAGAACTTCCAAAGTACGCAAGTGCAGGCTTCGAATACGAATAAAATGTCTCTGGAATCTCAAGGGCTCAAAATTGACAAAGAACGCCAAGAGTTCCAAAAAATGCAGGAGATCCAAAAAAAGGTTGGCGACAACGCTACGATGGACACTGTCAACAAAGTGATGATCGGAATAACTGTCGCTATTACCGTCATCTCTGTTGTCGCGGCGCTATTCACCTGCGGGCTTGGACTAATTGGAACGGCAGCAGCAGGAGCTACAGCAGCAGCTACAGGGGCAGCAGCAGGAGCTACAGCAGCAACAACCGCAGCAACCTCTGTAGCCACAACGGTTGCTACGCAGGTTACTATGCAAGCGGTCGTGCAAGTAGTTAAGCAAGCCATCGTTCAAGCGGTCAAGCAGGCTATTGTTCAAGCCATCAAACAAGGGATTAAACAAGGGATCAAACAAGCCATCAAACAGGCTATCAAAGCTGCCGTTAAAACCCTTGCTAAAAACATCAGCAAAATTTTCTCTTCAGGGAAAAATGCTCTCAGCAAATCCTTCCCTAAACTGTCCAAAGTGATCAACACCTTGGGAAGTAAATGGGTGACCATGGGAGTAGGAGCCCTCACAGCGGTTCCCCAACTCATATCGGGGATTGGAGGCATCCAGCTATCGGATATGCAAAAAGATCTTGCGAAGATTCAAAAAGAGGTCGGAGCGCTTACCGCGCAGTCCGAAATGATGAAAGCTTTCACATTATTCTGGCAACAAGCAAGTAAAATTGCAGCCAAACAGACTGAAAGCCCTAGCGAAACACAACAGCAAGCAGCCAAAACTGGAGCTCAGGTAGCCAAAGCTTTGTCTGCCATCAGTGGTGCCTTAGCCGCTGCAGCGTAATTATTAACTTTTTGATGGAGATCGTGTGTTATGACAACAGGAGTACGTGGAGATAATACTCCAGATCCCTCATTGTTAGCCCAACTCACCCAAAATGCTAACTCAACATCCGCAAATGCAACTGGGAAAAATGGTGCTGCCGCCCAAACAAACCAAGCGGATGCTGAAGCTAGCTTCGAGGACTTGATCAACGAGTCCCAAGGGTCAGGGAAAACCAAAAAAGCAACTACTAGTCAAACATCAAAAAGCAGCAAAAGCGAAAAAGCACAGAAAAGTAGCGCGTCATCAACAACTACATCCGTGGCTCAATCTAGCCAAACTGCTACAGCCCAGGCTGTACGCGCTGCAAGAGATTCTGGTTTCAACAGCGATGGATCTGCATCCCTGCCTTCTCCGTCCGGAACCGAGGTAAACGGAGTTGTTTTAAAAAAGAATATGGGTACGCTCGCGCTTATGGGGCTAATTATGACCCTGCTAGCACAAGCAAGCGCCAAGTCTTGGTCTTCTTCTTTCCAACAACAAAACCAAGCCATTCAAAACCAAGTAGCCATGGCTCCGGAGATTGGGAATGCTATTCGAACACAAGCAAACCATCAGGCTCAAGCAACAGAATTACAAGCTAAACAGAGCTTAATTTCTGGGATCACCAACATCGTAGGATTTGCAGTTTCGGTAGGAGGGGGGATCTTATCCGCAGCCAAAAGCTTAGGTGGATTGAAATCTGCAGCTTTTACCAATGAAACCGCATCAGCTGCAAGTTCTGCTGCAAGTTCTGCTGCCAAAGCAGCTACCAGTACCCT from Chlamydia suis encodes:
- a CDS encoding GspE/PulE family protein yields the protein MMAENKCSMQDLLDRLPYSFLKKNYLLPIEAGDKIVLARHLKKTPLEALDEVRLILQKPLTIITKEETEIVRGLQKLYSDKGGKASEMLLSMQEEGAPESESNATELLENPENSAPVVRLLNLIFKEAIEERASDIHFEPIEDLLRIRYRIDGVLHDRHAPPNHLRAALITRIKVLAKLDIAEHRLPQDGRIKLQLGGQEVDMRVSTVPVIHGERVVLRILDKRNVILDIRGLCMPPRMESSFRKAIGVPEGILLVTGPTGSGKTTTLYSVLQHLSGPFTNIMTIEDPPEYKLPGIAQIAVKPKIGLTFSRGLRHLLRQDPDVLMVGEIRDQETAEIAIQAALTGHLVVSTLHTNDAVSAIPRLLDMGVESYLLSATMIGAVAQRLVRKICSHCKERCGADVQEQALLKALGKDPDAPLYKGRGCSQCFRSGYKGRQGIYEFVDVTPTLRSEIASGKPYHVLRSVAEQDGYQPLLEHGVELALAGETTLSEVLRVAKRSE
- a CDS encoding type II secretion system protein GspD, which encodes MKNVLCYGFIGAFCLGSLDSQVFPITIAEKFASIEGKTEAQAPFAHLSSFNAELKDANAHLKSLYDEAMSLRSLGETSPEVWNDLRERLLGAKQRVRALEDLWSAEVSEKGGDPEDYALWNHPETTIYNLVSDYGDEQSIYLIPQNVGAMRITALSKLVVPKEGFEESLSLLLARLGIGVRLVSPWIKELYLTNREEAGVVGIFGARQDLDTLPSTAHIAFVLSSKNLDARADVQALRKFANSDTLLIDFIGGKIWLFGTVNEITELLKIYEFLQSDNLRQEHRIVSLSKIEPFEMLAILKAAFREDLAKEGEDTAGVGLRVVPLQNHGRSLFLSGALPIVQKAADLIRELEEGVENPTDKTVFWYNVKHSDPQELAALLSQVHDIFSNGAGGVGSGDMSLASNKAGSTSNGLAVHIDTSIGGAVKEGSAKYGSFIADSKTGTLIMVIEKEALPKIKMLLKKLDVPKKMVRIEVLLFERKLSSQRKAGLNLLRLGEEVCKQGAQAVSWSKGGILEFLFKGGAKGAVPSYDFAYQFLMAQEDVRINASPSVVTMNQTPARIAIVEEMSIAVSSEKDKAQYNRAQYGIMIKILPVINIGEDDGKSFITLETDITFDSTGKNQAERPDVTRRNITNKVRIQDGETVIIGGLRCNQTMDSRDGIPFLGELPGIGKLFGMDTTSDSQTEMFMFITPKILDNPVEEEEKIESAFLASRPGENEEFLKALVSGKQAAKQAMERKESILWREDSQSPREGVEYDGRE
- a CDS encoding type II secretion system F family protein → MARFLCTYLDQSEKKRRSFVEAFHQQEARELLVAQGAQILDIRKARERNYRISTAELVIFTKQLALLLGSGISLYDALSSLRDQYQGRALSGILTSLMEVLRSGGSFSEALARFPKIFDSFYQNSVRSGESIGNLEGALRNIIKVLEEKEKFSKNISAALSYPAILLVFSCAVIVFFLVGVIPYLKETFEDVEMTALTRAVFSCSTWFCKYKFFVLVGGICGGFAIRSAWKKQVGRKAIETGMKHIPILRNFVIKVGFCRFCSVTSAVLQGGGNLIEALTLGCGAISQDFLREELQEVIQAVIRGGSLSRELSRCSWTPKLVIGMVALGEESGDLSVVFAHIAQIYNEDIQRVLTWLTAWCQPIVLILLGGFIGLIMLSILLPLTNGIQTF
- the mutL gene encoding DNA mismatch repair endonuclease MutL, giving the protein MSLSSSRIRLLDSATVNQIAAGEVIENAASVVKELIENALDAGADEVSIETLGGGRGQIIVRDNGSGMDPEEVSVAIQRHATSKIVHFTDIFSLASFGFRGEALPAIASISKMEIHTARAQGPGSKTMIEKGEPVCCEACPRQPGTTISVNSLFYNVPMRQSFQKSSQMDRLAIRRLLENSILSTEGIGWTWISERRQELHVAKRLGFEERVALVMGEAFIKESFFIDKQQHELHLTGFLGAPSIHRSTRQGQRLFINNRAVESAFLSKKITEAYSWMLPAQHYPVFVLKLSIPPMWCDFNVHPQKTEVRLLQEGKIGALLVEAVSEALLSCTPSPEKPVAEDIQGSVVIEPRRLEIPAIQPIKPPASLSCPNFQQHLLATTNSSETLYRNQENFCLPVVEKVRFLASLGKVILAEDSEGVHAVFAQAARKHLFYVSLVSKQSESRVACQTFLVPPTIQMTQLEADFVQEHLESLLAQGIELCRIGPDSFAIESAPPFVQEEELKAWIISLAQEGMVQVTESFKQLVENTVQKMVFSKQARTFDHSWLQILWQMGKPEKAFDGETIRRVLLDEDFM
- a CDS encoding M24 family metallopeptidase, translating into MNQHPIMRLQSSLADYALDAFLVEKDEDISYFLRDQARSGALLISRDEVVLFVSPLDRDLYARINDVTLVVCSGNMEQELFAYIERRGLQAVGFDSGYTSFGIGQKRMLSSPSFVPQSLVIEKLRSVKSADEIQKMMRAAEIGSAGYDFILAALRPNITEKELVRLLHVFWANLGIEKLSFPPIIAFGENAAFPHAIPTDRALKKGDVVLIDIGVCYEGYCSDMTRTVAFGEAPEQQLLDGYVAVAEAQRLAIEFCREGVSCRAVHEEAVRVLREYGLEKAFIHGLGHGVGREVHEYPRLSPSSDAKLQHNMMVTVEPGVYFPGVGGIRIEDTIMIGVNENLNLTNRQVPSEIIII
- a CDS encoding type II secretion system protein; this translates as MVKTKKRKQAITLIEMMVVITLIGIIGGALAFNMRGSLQKGKVFQTEQNCARVYDVLMMEYASGNLSLKEVIANKESLLENSAWCKEGKKLLKDAWGEDLIVKLNDRGDDIVVLSRKIRNEQRG